In Flammeovirgaceae bacterium, the sequence GCGGTATGATTTCAATCGGGGTGCCAACGGTTTTACCAAACGTGTCATCCGGAGTATTACCCACCTGCACCAGCAACTTGGCACTGCGCTGGTAGTATTCCTTTGCGCCCTTACCTTGCGTATTTGTCTTAACACGATATTCCAGGATATCCTCCAGGCCGTCTTCCTTTAAATAGGCATTAAACTTTTCAGCTTCCAGCTCAATAAAGGCGTTGTTGCTTTGCATAACAAACAGGTGTGTGCCCTCCCTGTCCAGTTTCAGTTCAAGGTTGTTTCCCTCGCCCGGCAACACCTGCTCAATCAAGCCATTTGAATAGTTGCCGGCATGATGATCAAACCGGATGAGCCGGTGCTTTTTCAGGTCCCACCGCTCACCGGTAAAATCCTCGCCCACCATGAAATTTAATTTTAGTACTTCACCTTTCTGATACAAAAACTTATCGGACTGGAGCCAGAACTCGTGGGCCTGCACAAGCAGGCTTATCAGC encodes:
- a CDS encoding DUF4198 domain-containing protein, producing MSRIRFVTLTSVLLISLLVQAHEFWLQSDKFLYQKGEVLKLNFMVGEDFTGERWDLKKHRLIRFDHHAGNYSNGLIEQVLPGEGNNLELKLDREGTHLFVMQSNNAFIELEAEKFNAYLKEDGLEDILEYRVKTNTQGKGAKEYYQRSAKLLVQVGNTPDDTFGKTVGTPIEIIPLKNPYSLKPGAEMKFQVVFEGKPLAFALVKVWNRKDNRTTVQNIYTEKDGTLATRLSSTGRWMVSCVKMVPAKEAGADWQSYWGSLVFGF